Proteins encoded together in one Sulfitobacter pontiacus window:
- the ilvA gene encoding threonine ammonia-lyase IlvA: protein MTDMFKSAARSAAQQMREVFPATPLMRNEHLSEKYDADIWLKREDLSPVRSYKLRGAFNAMRKVIPEKSVFVCASAGNHAQGVAFMCSHFGVKGVIFMPVTTPQQKIQKTKMFGGLQVEVRLIGDYFDKTLAAAQQYCVEEGAHFLSPFDDEDVIEGQASVAVEIEEQLGRVPDHILLPVGGGGLSSGVYSYFQNACRYSFVEPEGAPSLAKALAAGAPVDVSPINSFVDGAAVAKIGQRNFSRLERVAESDVIHLAEDRICVTIIEMLNVEGIVLEPAGALSIEALGEVADQIKGKTIVCVASGGNFDFERLPEVKERAQRYSGVKKYFILRMPQRPGALKEFLSILGPDDDICRFEYLKKSARNFGSVLIGIETRSPDSFGPFLAQLKDAGFTYTDITNDETLAQFVL, encoded by the coding sequence GATGCGAGAGGTGTTTCCCGCCACCCCCTTGATGCGCAACGAACATCTGTCAGAAAAATATGACGCTGACATATGGTTGAAACGCGAAGACCTAAGCCCCGTTAGATCATATAAGTTGCGCGGAGCGTTCAACGCGATGCGCAAAGTGATCCCCGAGAAGTCTGTTTTCGTTTGTGCAAGTGCGGGCAACCACGCCCAAGGTGTTGCATTTATGTGCAGTCATTTCGGTGTGAAAGGTGTGATTTTCATGCCCGTCACGACGCCTCAACAGAAAATTCAGAAAACCAAGATGTTCGGTGGGCTTCAGGTCGAGGTTCGCTTGATCGGCGATTACTTTGACAAAACGCTCGCCGCGGCGCAGCAGTATTGCGTGGAAGAGGGCGCGCATTTTCTGTCTCCTTTCGATGATGAAGATGTCATTGAGGGGCAAGCCTCCGTTGCGGTTGAAATAGAGGAGCAGTTAGGGCGCGTGCCCGACCATATTCTGCTTCCCGTTGGTGGCGGCGGTCTTTCGTCCGGCGTTTACAGCTATTTTCAAAATGCGTGCCGGTATAGCTTTGTTGAACCTGAAGGGGCCCCTAGTTTGGCCAAAGCTTTGGCCGCGGGTGCACCGGTGGATGTGTCTCCTATCAATAGTTTCGTCGATGGGGCCGCGGTCGCAAAAATTGGCCAACGTAACTTTTCACGGTTGGAGCGTGTCGCAGAGAGTGATGTGATCCATCTGGCCGAGGACCGCATCTGCGTCACGATCATCGAAATGCTGAATGTTGAAGGCATCGTATTAGAACCTGCTGGTGCCCTTTCTATTGAGGCGCTGGGCGAAGTAGCTGACCAGATCAAGGGCAAGACCATTGTATGCGTAGCATCCGGCGGAAACTTCGATTTTGAGCGTCTGCCAGAGGTGAAAGAGCGGGCGCAGCGGTACTCCGGCGTCAAAAAATATTTTATTCTGAGGATGCCGCAGCGCCCTGGTGCGCTGAAAGAATTCTTGAGCATTCTCGGCCCGGACGATGACATCTGTCGGTTTGAATACCTGAAGAAGTCTGCGCGAAACTTCGGCTCTGTCCTGATCGGAATTGAAACACGCAGCCCTGACAGTTTTGGGCCGTTCTTGGCGCAACTTAAAGACGCAGGATTTACCTATACGGACATCACGAATGACGAAACCTTGGCTCAATTTGTTCTATAG
- a CDS encoding Hpt domain-containing protein, which translates to MQRAIVDNHSCFDRAKPLRRLWSGNFFNLVLQHTQAFDNFTPSLANDRLRFGEAQKFLSDDRPARFVKNFAPHWPEKEGESVIDWEQVATLQTAVGRDDFSTIMCVFFKEVEEANAQLTMGVTTDQFRDILHFVKGSALSVGFVELSEQCAQAEGNFAGSHQITSIWKEILTSYEKSKEHFLSNTETCSAPIEQIEPRFRHS; encoded by the coding sequence TTGCAGCGCGCTATCGTCGACAACCATAGCTGTTTTGATCGCGCGAAACCGCTGCGGCGTCTTTGGTCGGGCAATTTTTTCAATCTTGTTCTGCAACATACACAAGCTTTCGACAACTTCACCCCGAGCCTAGCCAACGACAGATTAAGATTCGGTGAAGCCCAAAAGTTTTTAAGTGATGATCGCCCTGCACGCTTTGTTAAGAATTTTGCCCCACATTGGCCGGAGAAAGAGGGCGAATCAGTGATTGACTGGGAACAGGTCGCGACCTTGCAAACCGCTGTTGGGCGCGACGACTTCAGCACAATTATGTGCGTGTTTTTTAAGGAGGTGGAAGAAGCCAATGCTCAGCTAACGATGGGCGTAACGACCGATCAGTTTCGCGATATACTTCACTTTGTGAAGGGCAGCGCATTAAGCGTGGGGTTTGTCGAATTATCAGAACAATGCGCGCAGGCCGAAGGCAATTTTGCCGGCAGCCATCAAATCACATCTATTTGGAAGGAGATCCTTACCAGCTATGAAAAATCGAAAGAACATTTCCTATCGAACACGGAGACCTGCAGTGCGCCTATAGAACAAATTGAGCCAAGGTTTCGTCATTCGTGA
- a CDS encoding NUDIX hydrolase, protein MMRRVGEPPIPGKTYTSRPGAYAILPLKGRFLMTAQLRPHVDIQLPGGGIDPGESPLQTLHREVMEEIGWTIARPRRLGAFRRYAYMPEYDIWAEKICHVYVAHPVRHIAPPIEPDHATVVLSGEEAVSVLGNDGDRHFLERFLAARS, encoded by the coding sequence ATGATGCGACGCGTTGGGGAACCGCCCATTCCGGGAAAAACATACACGTCGCGTCCCGGAGCCTATGCGATTTTGCCCCTCAAGGGCCGCTTTTTGATGACCGCCCAGCTTAGGCCACATGTTGATATTCAGTTGCCAGGCGGTGGCATTGACCCCGGTGAATCGCCTCTCCAAACGCTCCACCGCGAGGTGATGGAAGAGATTGGCTGGACCATTGCGCGCCCTCGGCGGTTGGGGGCATTCCGGCGATACGCCTATATGCCGGAGTATGACATCTGGGCCGAGAAAATTTGCCATGTCTATGTCGCCCATCCCGTCCGTCATATTGCCCCCCCGATAGAGCCTGACCACGCAACAGTTGTTCTGTCGGGGGAAGAGGCCGTTTCGGTGCTAGGCAACGATGGGGATCGGCACTTTCTTGAACGGTTTCTGGCGGCAAGGTCCTGA
- a CDS encoding Hsp33 family molecular chaperone HslO, which translates to MTQGNKIAWDDTVLPFQLDASDIRGRVARLDGVLEGILRQHDYPEKVEALVAEMALLTALIGQTIKLRWKLQLQVQSKGPVRMIATDYYGPTDDGEPARIRAYASYDADRITDGPAFDQVGEGYFAIMIDQGNGMTPYQGITPLTGKSLSECAEAYFAQSEQLPTRFELSFGKSTSPGEDEHWRAGGVMLQHMPKASPFAAQGEGSGEVLQATDLVDGEEGDNWRRVNVLLDTVDELELIGPSLPPTDLLKRLFHEEMPRVFDAQAVRFGCTCSEDRVRQSLSIYSAGDIETMTTDDGRVTADCQFCGAHYDLDPKTVGFEAEDNSGS; encoded by the coding sequence ATGACCCAAGGAAACAAAATCGCGTGGGACGACACCGTTCTACCCTTTCAACTCGATGCCTCTGATATTCGGGGGCGCGTCGCGCGTCTGGATGGCGTGCTGGAAGGGATTTTGCGTCAGCATGACTATCCCGAAAAGGTAGAAGCGTTGGTCGCCGAAATGGCCTTGCTCACGGCGCTGATCGGGCAAACCATTAAGCTGCGCTGGAAATTGCAGCTGCAGGTCCAATCCAAAGGTCCCGTGCGCATGATTGCGACAGACTACTACGGGCCTACGGATGATGGTGAACCCGCTCGCATCCGCGCCTACGCCAGCTATGATGCCGACCGGATCACCGATGGGCCGGCCTTTGATCAGGTGGGCGAGGGGTATTTCGCCATTATGATCGATCAGGGCAACGGGATGACCCCCTATCAGGGGATTACGCCGCTTACCGGTAAATCGCTGTCCGAATGTGCAGAGGCGTATTTCGCGCAGTCCGAACAGCTGCCCACACGGTTTGAGCTGAGCTTTGGCAAATCCACCTCCCCGGGGGAGGATGAACATTGGCGCGCGGGCGGTGTTATGCTGCAACATATGCCAAAAGCCTCGCCCTTTGCCGCGCAAGGGGAAGGCAGCGGCGAGGTGCTGCAAGCCACTGATCTGGTCGACGGTGAAGAGGGGGATAACTGGCGCCGCGTCAACGTCTTGCTGGATACGGTAGACGAGCTTGAACTGATTGGGCCGAGCTTGCCGCCGACAGATCTTTTGAAACGTCTGTTTCACGAGGAGATGCCGCGCGTATTCGACGCGCAGGCGGTCCGCTTTGGCTGCACTTGCTCCGAAGATCGTGTGCGGCAAAGCCTGTCGATCTATTCGGCGGGGGATATCGAAACGATGACGACAGACGACGGCCGCGTCACGGCCGACTGCCAGTTCTGTGGCGCGCATTATGATCTGGACCCGAAAACAGTCGGGTTCGAGGCAGAAGACAACAGTGGCAGCTGA
- a CDS encoding CoA pyrophosphatase translates to MIWTRKQSGSRQKTTVAADQLAHFRKALAQTGVTSSDFDLNKGSTPPANRTLRPAGVLAPIVERGGRLELILTKRSSALKHHPGQIAFPGGKQDGGDADVVAAALREAREEIGLPSDLVDVLGTLPAHETVTNFLVTPVIAFVKKDFEIIPEPGEVEEVFTVPLDHVLNAENYVVQSRRWQGQRRYYYTVPYGPYYIWGATARMLRAWTERMM, encoded by the coding sequence ATGATCTGGACCCGAAAACAGTCGGGTTCGAGGCAGAAGACAACAGTGGCAGCTGATCAGCTCGCCCATTTTCGGAAGGCGCTGGCGCAAACTGGTGTCACGTCTTCCGATTTTGACCTTAACAAAGGGTCTACGCCACCGGCGAATCGGACATTGCGGCCAGCTGGCGTTTTGGCCCCGATCGTTGAACGGGGCGGGCGGTTGGAACTTATCCTGACCAAACGGTCGTCCGCGCTAAAGCACCATCCGGGGCAAATCGCCTTCCCTGGGGGCAAGCAGGATGGCGGTGATGCGGATGTTGTTGCCGCAGCTCTACGCGAGGCGCGGGAAGAAATCGGCCTGCCCTCGGATCTGGTCGACGTCTTGGGTACGCTGCCCGCACATGAGACAGTTACCAACTTTCTGGTGACGCCCGTCATTGCCTTCGTGAAAAAAGACTTCGAAATTATCCCCGAGCCCGGCGAGGTTGAGGAAGTCTTTACCGTTCCGCTTGATCATGTGCTCAACGCTGAAAATTACGTGGTCCAGTCGCGCCGGTGGCAGGGGCAGCGACGGTATTATTACACGGTTCCTTATGGTCCCTATTACATTTGGGGGGCAACCGCGCGTATGTTGCGGGCATGGACAGAACGTATGATGTGA
- a CDS encoding CCA tRNA nucleotidyltransferase yields MDRTYDVTLPASTRWLSDPDAQAVCDAVTDGGHAIYFVGGCVRNALLGVADSDVDMSTNALPERVMALAARAGLKAVPTGVEHGTVTVVSGGKGFEVTTFRRDVETDGRRAVVAFSDSILDDALRRDFTMNALYADAQGRVIDPLEGLVDLRARRVRFIEDAAQRIREDYLRILRYFRFCAWYADPVEGFDPEALAAIAAHTDGLESLSAERIGAELTKLLTAPDPAPAVAAMRQTGVLGTILPGSDDRWLGMVVHFEQLLQMSVDWRTRLAALGGEDIDQRLRLSKADAKHLHRLKEAAYGAETVAAIAHIDGGDMARAVVVLRACLSETPPDAAVLDRIAQAEAAVFPVQAADLMPEYTGPALGRRLAALRALWIASGFAATRDSLLDTPES; encoded by the coding sequence ATGGACAGAACGTATGATGTGACCCTTCCTGCCAGTACGCGCTGGCTTTCCGACCCCGATGCCCAAGCCGTATGCGATGCGGTGACGGACGGCGGGCATGCGATCTATTTTGTCGGGGGCTGTGTGCGGAACGCGCTTTTGGGCGTGGCGGATAGCGATGTCGACATGTCGACCAATGCATTGCCCGAGCGTGTCATGGCTCTTGCCGCGCGCGCTGGGCTGAAAGCCGTACCGACGGGCGTGGAACATGGAACTGTCACTGTGGTCAGCGGTGGTAAGGGGTTCGAGGTGACGACCTTCCGCCGGGATGTGGAAACGGACGGGCGACGCGCGGTTGTCGCTTTTTCGGACAGTATCCTCGACGATGCGTTGCGCCGTGATTTTACGATGAACGCGCTTTACGCGGATGCGCAGGGGCGGGTGATCGACCCGCTTGAAGGTCTTGTTGATTTGCGCGCGCGGCGGGTGAGGTTTATCGAGGATGCCGCCCAACGTATCCGCGAAGATTACCTGCGCATCTTGCGCTATTTCCGGTTTTGCGCGTGGTATGCGGACCCGGTCGAGGGCTTCGATCCGGAGGCTTTGGCCGCGATTGCAGCGCATACCGACGGGTTGGAAAGCCTGTCGGCGGAGCGGATCGGAGCAGAGCTTACGAAGCTGTTAACCGCGCCGGACCCTGCGCCAGCGGTCGCGGCGATGCGCCAAACCGGCGTTTTGGGGACCATTCTGCCGGGGAGCGATGACCGCTGGCTCGGGATGGTCGTGCATTTCGAACAGCTGTTGCAGATGTCTGTGGACTGGCGCACGCGGCTGGCCGCGCTTGGCGGTGAGGATATCGACCAGCGCCTGAGGTTGAGCAAGGCAGACGCGAAACACCTGCATCGGCTGAAAGAGGCGGCATATGGCGCAGAGACAGTGGCCGCGATTGCCCATATCGACGGCGGCGATATGGCGCGCGCGGTTGTTGTGCTGCGCGCCTGCCTGTCTGAAACGCCACCCGATGCGGCTGTGCTTGATCGTATCGCGCAGGCAGAAGCTGCCGTATTTCCCGTGCAAGCCGCTGATTTGATGCCGGAATACACCGGCCCTGCTTTGGGCAGGCGGCTGGCCGCGCTTAGGGCGCTCTGGATCGCTTCGGGGTTTGCGGCGACGCGGGACAGTTTGTTGGACACGCCAGAAAGCTGA
- a CDS encoding ABC transporter ATP-binding protein, producing MFRFFENLVDPYADYAEQDTPPTRLWPFFRNYSAPFKTVFWVTGVLSVVVAAVEIGLIYYMGRLVDLMDGSPAEVWRNYGAEFIVVALLILIARPAVQAVHVLLLNNAVLPNYGTLFRWRGHRQVLRQSVGWFEDDFAGRIANRIMQTPPAAGEVVFQVFDAISYALAYLIGAAILLTTSDWQLLIPLVAWFALYAVLTQWTIKRVAVASQAASDARSEVTGRVVDSYSNIHSVKMFAHHDREIEYAKGAIENARVTFQKEMRIFTIMDICLVSLNGLLIVGVVGWAFYLWSTGNATVGVVTAATALTLRLNSMTAWIMWALSTFFQQLGVVAEGLETIAQPITLVDDSDAKPLALTDGRVEMRGLTHHYGRGSGGLDQVDITVQPGEKIGLIGRSGAGKSTLVKLLLRFYDPEGGRILIDGQDITTVRQDSLRQAIGMVQQDNALLHRSIRENILYGRPTATEAEVIAAAKQAQAHDFIQELNDQGGRSGYDAQVGERGVKLSGGQRQRIALARVILKNAPILLLDEATSALDSEVEAAIQQTLYGMMEGKTVIAIAHRLSTIAEMDRILVMDGGRIVEEGTHEVLLGQGGLYADFWNRQSGGFLRTEEPTS from the coding sequence ATGTTTCGATTTTTCGAAAATCTTGTCGATCCCTATGCGGACTACGCCGAGCAAGACACGCCGCCCACGCGGCTGTGGCCCTTTTTCCGCAACTACAGCGCGCCGTTCAAAACGGTGTTCTGGGTCACGGGTGTGCTTTCCGTTGTGGTCGCGGCGGTTGAGATCGGGCTGATCTACTATATGGGCCGTCTTGTCGATCTGATGGACGGCAGCCCGGCCGAGGTATGGCGCAACTATGGGGCGGAGTTTATCGTCGTCGCGCTGCTTATCCTGATCGCGCGTCCCGCTGTGCAGGCGGTTCATGTGTTACTGCTGAACAACGCTGTGTTGCCAAATTACGGCACACTTTTCCGGTGGCGCGGACACCGTCAGGTGCTGCGGCAATCGGTCGGCTGGTTCGAGGATGACTTTGCCGGGCGCATCGCCAACCGCATCATGCAAACGCCCCCCGCTGCGGGAGAGGTCGTGTTTCAGGTTTTTGACGCGATTTCCTATGCGCTGGCCTATCTCATCGGCGCAGCGATTTTGTTAACCACGTCGGACTGGCAGCTGCTGATCCCCTTGGTCGCGTGGTTCGCGCTTTATGCTGTGCTGACCCAATGGACGATCAAGCGTGTGGCGGTTGCGTCGCAGGCGGCGTCGGATGCGCGGTCAGAGGTGACAGGCCGCGTGGTCGACAGTTACAGCAACATTCATTCGGTCAAGATGTTTGCCCACCATGACCGCGAGATTGAATATGCCAAGGGCGCTATCGAGAATGCGCGCGTCACTTTTCAAAAGGAAATGCGGATATTCACCATCATGGATATCTGTCTGGTCAGCTTGAACGGTTTGTTAATCGTCGGTGTCGTAGGCTGGGCGTTCTATCTGTGGTCAACCGGCAACGCGACGGTGGGCGTGGTGACGGCTGCGACGGCGCTGACGCTGCGGTTGAACTCCATGACCGCCTGGATCATGTGGGCGCTTTCGACGTTCTTCCAGCAGCTTGGCGTCGTGGCCGAGGGGCTTGAAACGATTGCGCAGCCAATCACCTTGGTTGACGACAGCGATGCCAAGCCGCTGGCCCTGACCGACGGGCGGGTGGAGATGCGCGGGCTGACCCATCATTATGGCCGTGGTTCGGGCGGGTTGGATCAGGTGGATATCACCGTGCAGCCGGGGGAAAAGATCGGCCTGATCGGGCGGTCGGGCGCGGGCAAATCGACCTTGGTCAAGCTGCTGCTGCGGTTTTACGACCCCGAAGGCGGACGCATTCTGATTGACGGGCAGGATATCACCACCGTCCGGCAGGACAGCTTGCGGCAGGCGATCGGGATGGTGCAGCAGGACAATGCCTTGCTGCATCGGTCGATCCGCGAAAATATCCTTTACGGTCGTCCCACCGCGACGGAGGCAGAGGTGATTGCCGCAGCGAAACAGGCCCAAGCACATGATTTTATTCAGGAGTTGAACGATCAGGGCGGGCGGTCCGGCTATGACGCGCAGGTTGGCGAGCGGGGCGTGAAACTGTCGGGAGGGCAGCGGCAACGCATCGCGCTGGCGCGGGTCATCCTCAAGAACGCGCCGATCCTTTTGCTGGACGAAGCGACGAGCGCGCTTGACAGCGAGGTAGAAGCCGCGATCCAGCAGACCCTGTACGGCATGATGGAGGGCAAGACCGTCATCGCCATCGCGCATCGCCTATCCACCATCGCTGAAATGGACCGTATTCTGGTCATGGACGGGGGCCGTATCGTCGAAGAGGGCACGCATGAGGTGCTTTTGGGACAAGGCGGGCTATATGCAGATTTCTGGAACCGGCAATCCGGCGGGTTCCTTCGCACAGAAGAGCCGACATCGTAA
- a CDS encoding ABC transporter ATP-binding protein, with amino-acid sequence MPLTWIDPFSPATTEPPRRLAAFFRWALKGSGPALGVAGVLSIFAGVIEVMAALVLGWVVDAALAAEAGAVFSDHTGLLLAGLAFFLLLRPALFGVSSYMQSIVVAPNVFNLVLSRLHRYTLGQAVTFFDNDFAGRISQKEMQTSRALTDVVTEVLHTVLFAAASFVGAVMLLGTVDWRIAAGLVLWMVGYVFLIRHFMPRVRKHSKARAGARAMVTGQVVDTITNIKTVKLFAHADHEDRAALGAMRKFLDTSLDFGRVSVSFRFWLMTIAGFLPVLLVGGALWYWSLGLVTAGDIAATGAVSLRLAQMTGWVSFTLMALYANVGEVEDGMRTLAAPQQLRDADNAAELEVREGAIRFDGLRFTYGRDTGGIEELSLSIKPGEKLGIVGASGAGKSTLVSLLLRLYTAEQGHISIDGQDVSGVTKQSLRRQIGMVTQETAMFNRSAFDNIRYGKPDATEAEVIAAARKAEAHEFIEKMQDHTGRSGYDAHLGERGVKLSGGQRQRIALARAILKDAPILILDEATSALDSEVEAAIQSALTRVMEGKTVMAIAHRLSTLTEMDRIAVMDAGRIVEIGTHEALLAKDGLYARYWRRQSGGFLDMKAAE; translated from the coding sequence ATGCCTTTGACATGGATCGACCCGTTTTCCCCCGCCACGACAGAGCCGCCGCGCCGTCTGGCGGCCTTTTTTCGTTGGGCGTTGAAGGGCAGCGGCCCTGCACTTGGGGTTGCCGGGGTGCTGTCGATTTTCGCCGGCGTGATAGAGGTGATGGCCGCCTTGGTTCTTGGGTGGGTCGTGGATGCGGCGCTTGCCGCCGAGGCGGGGGCCGTATTCTCGGATCATACGGGGCTGCTCTTGGCGGGACTGGCGTTCTTTTTGCTGCTGCGTCCGGCGCTGTTCGGCGTCAGTTCGTATATGCAGTCGATCGTGGTCGCGCCGAATGTGTTCAACCTCGTGCTGTCGCGCTTGCATCGCTACACGCTGGGGCAGGCGGTCACGTTTTTCGACAATGATTTCGCGGGCCGGATCTCGCAGAAGGAAATGCAGACCAGCCGCGCGCTGACCGATGTCGTGACCGAGGTGCTGCATACGGTGCTCTTCGCCGCCGCGTCCTTTGTCGGCGCGGTGATGCTGCTTGGCACGGTAGACTGGCGCATCGCTGCGGGGCTGGTGCTTTGGATGGTCGGCTATGTCTTCCTGATCCGCCACTTCATGCCGCGGGTCCGCAAACATTCCAAAGCGCGGGCAGGGGCGCGCGCGATGGTGACGGGACAGGTGGTCGATACGATCACCAACATCAAGACCGTCAAGCTCTTCGCCCATGCCGATCACGAGGACCGCGCCGCCTTGGGGGCGATGCGCAAGTTTCTGGACACGAGCCTCGATTTCGGGCGGGTGAGCGTCTCTTTCCGGTTCTGGCTGATGACGATTGCGGGATTTTTGCCGGTGCTGCTGGTGGGGGGTGCGCTTTGGTATTGGTCGCTAGGTCTGGTGACGGCGGGCGATATTGCGGCGACGGGGGCGGTGTCGCTTCGGCTGGCGCAGATGACGGGCTGGGTCAGTTTCACGCTGATGGCGCTTTATGCGAATGTGGGCGAGGTCGAAGACGGGATGCGCACGCTGGCCGCGCCGCAGCAGCTGCGCGATGCAGACAACGCGGCAGAGCTGGAGGTGCGCGAAGGGGCGATCCGCTTTGACGGGCTGCGCTTTACCTATGGCCGCGATACGGGCGGTATCGAAGAGCTCAGCCTATCGATCAAACCGGGAGAAAAGCTGGGCATCGTCGGCGCGTCCGGTGCGGGTAAATCGACGTTGGTTTCGCTTTTGCTGCGGCTCTATACGGCGGAACAGGGTCACATTTCGATTGATGGGCAGGATGTCTCGGGTGTGACCAAGCAAAGCTTGCGGCGTCAGATCGGGATGGTCACTCAGGAGACGGCGATGTTCAACCGGTCGGCGTTCGACAACATCCGCTATGGCAAGCCCGACGCGACAGAGGCAGAGGTCATCGCCGCCGCACGCAAGGCCGAGGCGCATGAGTTCATCGAGAAGATGCAGGACCACACGGGCCGCAGCGGCTATGACGCGCATCTGGGGGAACGGGGGGTGAAGCTTTCGGGCGGGCAACGTCAGCGCATTGCGCTGGCCCGCGCGATCCTCAAGGACGCGCCGATCCTGATATTGGACGAAGCGACAAGCGCGCTGGATAGCGAGGTCGAAGCCGCGATCCAAAGCGCGCTGACCCGCGTGATGGAGGGCAAGACCGTGATGGCCATCGCCCACCGTCTGTCGACCCTGACCGAGATGGACCGCATTGCCGTGATGGACGCGGGCCGGATCGTAGAGATCGGCACCCATGAGGCGCTGCTTGCCAAAGACGGGCTTTATGCCCGCTACTGGCGGCGGCAGTCGGGCGGGTTTTTGGATATGAAGGCCGCAGAATAA